The DNA region TTTTAAATAAGTACTTTTGCAAAATGTTTAGAATAAAACAACTTGGTTTATTAGTAGTAATTGGCTTGACCTTTACAGCGTGTAGCGAATACCAAAAGGTGTTGAATAAAGGCACAACTCAAGATCAATATAAAATGGCTACTCAGTTATTTGAAGAGGGCAAATACAATAAATCCATTAACTTATTTGAAAAGGTAATTCCTAAATATGGTGCCAAACCACAAATGGAACGTATACAGTTTATGGTTGGTGAAGCAAATTACAAAACTAAAAGTTACGAATTGGCTTCTTATTATTTTGAACGATTTATCGGTAATTATCCTTCGAGTTCAAAAATTGAAGAAGCTACATTTTTAGCAGCACATAGTTATTACTTATCTTCTCCAAAAGCAAGTAGAGATCAAGCAAATACCCATAAAGCGTTAACAGCCCTTCAAAATTTTATTGATAAATTTCCGCAATCGGATAAACTTGAAGAAGCTAATAAATATTATGATGAGTTAGCTACTAGGTTAGAAAAGAAACAATTTAATATTGCTAAACAATACTATATAACACAAAAGTACCAAGCTGCTATTATGGCGTTCGATATTTTTATTGAAGATAATTTTGGTACTGAATTCAAGGAGGAAGCATTGGCATATAAGTTTTTGTCAGCTTATGAATTAGCAACAAATAGTGTTATAACAAAAAAAGAAGAGCGTATTGAAAACGCAATAGCTTCTTATAATAGATTGGAAAAGAGTTTTCCTGAATCTAAACGATTAAAAGATTTTTCTTCTAAATCAGAAGATTTAAATAAAGAATTAGAAAAAACAAAAGAATTATACGCTAAATATACAGACAATGGATTATAAAAATTCTGAAGCACCTATTACTACTGTAACTTATGATAGGTCTAAAATTGAAGAACCAACTCATAATATTTATGAGTCTATTTCAATTATGGCGAAAAGAGCAAACCAGATTAATGAAGACCTTAAAAAGGAATTGATTGATAAATTAGAGGAGTTTGCTACACATAATGATAGCTTAGAAGAAGTTTTTGAAAATAAAGAACAAATTGAAGTTTCTCGGTTTTATGAAAAACTACCTAAACCTACTGCAATTGCAGTTGAAGAATGGTTAGATGGCGATATTTATTATAGAAATCCTGAAGAAGAAACTGAACCTAAGGAATAATGTCGGTTTTAAGCGGTAAAAAAATACTGTTGGGGGTAACCGCAGGAATTGCTGCTTACAAAACCACCTATTTGGTTAGACTTTTTATAAAAGCAGGAGCTCATGTTAAGATAATTATGACTCCTGCTTCTAAAGATTTTGTTACTCCGCTTACACTTTCTACACTTTCTAAAAATCCGGTTTATTCTACTTTTTACGATAAAGAAGAGGAAAACGAACTGTGGAACAACCATGTTGAATTAGCCCTTTGGGCAGATTATTTTATAATTGCCCCTGCAACTGCAAATACCTTGTCAAAAATGACAAATGGTAGTTGCGATAATTTGTTATTGGCGACTTATTTATCGGCTAAATGTAAAGTCTATTTTGCTCCAGCAATGGATCTAGACATGTACAAACACTCATCCACCAAAGAAAACTTACAAAAATTAGAGAGTTTTGGTAATGTTATGATTCCCGTTGAAAGTGGCGAGTTGGCAAGTGGCTTAGAAGGTGAAGGTAGGATGGCGGAGCCAGAAAACATCCTTGCGTTTATTGAAAAAGATATACTTTCAGGTTTGCCGTTACACAATAAAAAAGTAGTGATAACAGCTGGTCCTACACATGAAGCTATTGATCCTGTACGATTTATTGGTAACCATTCCTCTGGTAAAATGGGTTTTGAACTGGCTAAGGAAGCTGCAAATTTGGGAGCTGAGGTTATTTTAATTTCTGGACCGTCCAATGAAACCGTAAATCATTCGTTAATACAGAGAATAGATGTTACAAATGCTGAGGAAATGTATAATGCAGTGCATCAATATTATGCATCTTGCGATATAGCAATTTTATCTGCTGCTGTAGCTGATTTTAAACCTAGTAAATTGGCATCGGATAAAATTAAGAAAAAAGATGCTGAATTAAGCCTAAAGTTAGTGCCGACAAAAGATATTTTAGCTTCTTTGGGAAAAGCAAAAGAAAATCAATTTTTGGTTGGTTTTGCCTTAGAGACTTCTAATGAGTTGGAAAATGCAAAAGGGAAGTTAAAACGAAAAAATTTAGATTTAATAGTGTTGAATTCTCTAAACGACGAAGGAGCGGGTTTTAAAAAAGCGACAAATAAAATAACTATTATTGATACTAATGATAACTGTCAAAAGTTTGACACGAAGTCGAAAACAGAAGTGGCTAAAGATATTTTTAATGAAATACTCAAAAAATATAATGCGTAGTTTATTGTTTATTTTAGTTTTATGTTCGTTTTTAAAAATTAACGGGCAAGAATTGAATGCCTTAGTAATTGTAAATTCTGAGCAAATACAAAACAGTAATAAGCAATTGTATGATAATCTTCAGGCTTCAATTTCAGAGTATCTTAATAATACAAAATGGACCGATAAAAGTTATAAACCGCAAGAGCGGGTAAGTTGTGCCATTACGTTGACAATTTTAGAACAGCCATCTTCAAATGAATTTAAGGGTAATATTTCTATTGTAGCTTCAAGACCTGTTTACAACTCTACATATCAAACCCCAATTTTTAATTATAGGGACAATAATTTAACGTTTAATTACACCGAATTTCAAAACTTGATATACAACGAAAATAGTTTTGAATCTAATTTGGTTTCAATTCTTACTTTTTATGTGTATACCGTTTTAGGTATTGATGCGGATACATTTGAACTTAATGGTGGTGAAGAGTATCATAAAAAAGCTGAAAAAGTGGTTAATTTAGCTCAACAAGGTGGTTTTTCTGGTTGGAACAGAATTGATGGTAATAATACTAGATATCAGTTGAATGAAAATTTATTATCGCCTACTTATAAAGCCTACAGAACGGCTATGTACAATTATCATTTAAATGGATTAGATATGATGAACGATGATAAAAAGAAAGCCAAAACCAATATTAGCGATGCCGTTCTCACTTTAAATACCATTTACAATACGCGGCCAAATGCATTTTTATTGCGTGTTTTTATGGATACTAAATCTGATGAAATTGCTGATATATTTTCAGGTGGCCCACGTATAAATGCGGTTAAACTTAAAGAGACTTTACTTAAAATTTATCCCACATATAGTGATAAATGGGATAAGATTAAAATTTAATGTTATTTAAAAAGGGAAAAATTTAATAACTTTACAGCATACCCTTTTATAAATAAGTAATTTGAATTTTAAATCAGCTTCAAAAAAACTTCTATGTTGTTGTCTAATACTAGTTCTAAGTAGTTGTGGCAATAACCAAAAGAAAGATGAGCCTACGGTACAAGCTTCCAAACAGCCAAATGTTGTATTTATTGCAGTTGATGATCTGCGACCTGAACTAGGTAGTTATGGGAACGCTGTTGTTAAATCGCCCAATATTGATAAACTGGCTTCAGAGGGTATGGTTTTTACAAATCATTATGTACAAGTACCCACCTGTGGAGCTTCTAGGTTTAGTCTTTTAACAGGTCTTAGGCCTAAAAAGAAAAGTCATTTGTCAAACAATGTATTTGTAGCCGAAATTGCAAATAAGCAAGAATCTGAACTGCCAGAATCTTTTGTGCACCAATTAAAAAGAAATGGATATTATACTGTTGGTATTGGTAAAATAAGCCATTCTGTTGATGGTTTGGTTTATGGTTATGAGGAAACTCCATCAACAAAGAAAGAAATGCCATACAGTTGGGACGAATTTCTTTTTGACAGTGGGATATGGAAAACAGGGTGGAACGCCTTTTTTGGATATGCTGATGGAGAAAACCGACAGAGTTTAAAGAAGCAAGTTAAGCCCTATGAAGCGGGTAAAGTTGATGATGACGGTTACCCCGATGGATTGACAGCGAACTTAGCGATTGCTAAATTAAAAGAATTAAAAAACAAAGAACAACCTTTTTTTCTGGGTGTAGGTTTTTTTAAGCCTCATCTGCCGTTTAACGCTCCAAAAAAGTACTGGGATTTATACGACAGGGAAGAAATACCATTGTCAACAAATCCGTATATACCTAAAGGTGTTGATTTGGAAAGCCTACAAAACAGTGGCGAATTTAAAAGTTATCAGTTATCTGATGAAAAACCCAGTTTGAATAATCAATTGAGTGATGATTATGCAAAAAAAATAAACCATGCCTATTATGCGGCAGTAAGCTATGTAGATGCACAAATTGGAAAGGTGCTCAATCAAATAAAAAGCCTTAACCTTGATCAAAACACTATCATTATTCTTTGGGGCGACCATGGGTGGCATTTGGGAGATCATTTAGTTTGGGGAAAACACACCTTGTTCGAAAGAGCATTAAAAAGTCCGTTGATTATAAAAGTACCCAATAGAAAAAGTGGAAAAACCCTCACAATTAAAGAAACGGTTGATATTTATCCTACAATTTTAGAATTATGTAATATCAATTTGCCACATAATGTGGATGGTGAAAGTTTTGCAACTATTTTTGAGAAAGACAAGGACATGAATAAAGATGATGTAGCCTATAGTTATTTTAAAAATGGTATTTCTATG from Aureibaculum sp. 2308TA14-22 includes:
- a CDS encoding outer membrane protein assembly factor BamD, which produces MFRIKQLGLLVVIGLTFTACSEYQKVLNKGTTQDQYKMATQLFEEGKYNKSINLFEKVIPKYGAKPQMERIQFMVGEANYKTKSYELASYYFERFIGNYPSSSKIEEATFLAAHSYYLSSPKASRDQANTHKALTALQNFIDKFPQSDKLEEANKYYDELATRLEKKQFNIAKQYYITQKYQAAIMAFDIFIEDNFGTEFKEEALAYKFLSAYELATNSVITKKEERIENAIASYNRLEKSFPESKRLKDFSSKSEDLNKELEKTKELYAKYTDNGL
- a CDS encoding DNA-directed RNA polymerase subunit omega; translated protein: MDYKNSEAPITTVTYDRSKIEEPTHNIYESISIMAKRANQINEDLKKELIDKLEEFATHNDSLEEVFENKEQIEVSRFYEKLPKPTAIAVEEWLDGDIYYRNPEEETEPKE
- the coaBC gene encoding bifunctional phosphopantothenoylcysteine decarboxylase/phosphopantothenate--cysteine ligase CoaBC, with the translated sequence MSVLSGKKILLGVTAGIAAYKTTYLVRLFIKAGAHVKIIMTPASKDFVTPLTLSTLSKNPVYSTFYDKEEENELWNNHVELALWADYFIIAPATANTLSKMTNGSCDNLLLATYLSAKCKVYFAPAMDLDMYKHSSTKENLQKLESFGNVMIPVESGELASGLEGEGRMAEPENILAFIEKDILSGLPLHNKKVVITAGPTHEAIDPVRFIGNHSSGKMGFELAKEAANLGAEVILISGPSNETVNHSLIQRIDVTNAEEMYNAVHQYYASCDIAILSAAVADFKPSKLASDKIKKKDAELSLKLVPTKDILASLGKAKENQFLVGFALETSNELENAKGKLKRKNLDLIVLNSLNDEGAGFKKATNKITIIDTNDNCQKFDTKSKTEVAKDIFNEILKKYNA
- the porD gene encoding type IX secretion system protein PorD is translated as MKYSKNIMRSLLFILVLCSFLKINGQELNALVIVNSEQIQNSNKQLYDNLQASISEYLNNTKWTDKSYKPQERVSCAITLTILEQPSSNEFKGNISIVASRPVYNSTYQTPIFNYRDNNLTFNYTEFQNLIYNENSFESNLVSILTFYVYTVLGIDADTFELNGGEEYHKKAEKVVNLAQQGGFSGWNRIDGNNTRYQLNENLLSPTYKAYRTAMYNYHLNGLDMMNDDKKKAKTNISDAVLTLNTIYNTRPNAFLLRVFMDTKSDEIADIFSGGPRINAVKLKETLLKIYPTYSDKWDKIKI
- a CDS encoding sulfatase; translation: MNFKSASKKLLCCCLILVLSSCGNNQKKDEPTVQASKQPNVVFIAVDDLRPELGSYGNAVVKSPNIDKLASEGMVFTNHYVQVPTCGASRFSLLTGLRPKKKSHLSNNVFVAEIANKQESELPESFVHQLKRNGYYTVGIGKISHSVDGLVYGYEETPSTKKEMPYSWDEFLFDSGIWKTGWNAFFGYADGENRQSLKKQVKPYEAGKVDDDGYPDGLTANLAIAKLKELKNKEQPFFLGVGFFKPHLPFNAPKKYWDLYDREEIPLSTNPYIPKGVDLESLQNSGEFKSYQLSDEKPSLNNQLSDDYAKKINHAYYAAVSYVDAQIGKVLNQIKSLNLDQNTIIILWGDHGWHLGDHLVWGKHTLFERALKSPLIIKVPNRKSGKTLTIKETVDIYPTILELCNINLPHNVDGESFATIFEKDKDMNKDDVAYSYFKNGISMRTQQYRLTKYYRKQKPVVELYDHENDSLETKNIAKENPKVVQELLPLLEQGNTGLYK